DNA sequence from the Janibacter sp. CX7 genome:
GGGTGGACGTGCGGTCGGGGGCGGTGACGAGCACGAGCGTGAGGACGAGGGCCGCGACGACACCGGTGCCGAGCACCACCCGGCGGGTGCGCACCGAGCGCAGGTGGGCGAAGGCCCCGACGATGCGTCGGCCCGTCTCGCGGAAGCCCAGTCGCCGCACCGGCGTCTCGACGAAGCGGAAGGACAGGTCGGCCAGGGCCAGCGTGACGACGACGGCCCACACGCGGGTCCAGACGAAGGGGGCGGTGCCGGCGCTCGTCGGGATGTCCTGGGCGATGATCAGGATGACCGGCCAGTGCCACAGGTAGATGCCGTAGGACCGCTGGCCGATCCACGTCAGCGGGGGCAGCTCGAGGGTGCTGCGCAGCCTGCCGGGGCGGTCGACGGCGCCGAGCAGGAGCACGGCGGTGGCCAGCGAGATCAGCGGGATGCCGAGGCGGAAGGTCCACACGTGCTCCTCGCCCGCGAGGACGAGCAGGGCCGCGACCGTGACCGCCGCGGCGCCGACGAACCACGGCCGGCGCTCGCGCCAGACCCGGGTGGTCGTGAAGGCGCGTCCGGGGCCGGTCCACAGCAGGGCCAGGCCGGCGCCGAGCATGAGCCCGACGAGGTGGGTGTCGGTGCCGTAGTAGGCGCGCGTCGGGTTGTCGGGGTCGTAGGTGATCGCCATGAGCAGCGCCGAGGCGAGACCGATCGTGCCGACGATGCAGGCCATGGCGCCCTCGGCCAGACCGGTGCGCCGGTGCAGCGCCATGAGCCCGAGGACCGCGAGCGGCCAGAAGAGGTAGAACTGCTCCTCGACCGCGAGTGACCAGAAGTTCATGAAGAGCTGCGGCGAGGTCGCGGCGAAGTAGTTGGACCCGCCTGCGATCTCGAGCCAGTTCGTCGAGAAGGTCAGCGCGCCGAGCGCCTGCCGGCGCACGCCGACGAGCAGGTCGGCCTCGACGGTGCGGGCGATGAGGATCGCGGCGGGCACGACCACGAGCAGGGCCGGCAGCAGCCGGCGGGCCCGGCGGGTCCAGAAGCCGCGCAGGTCGACCCGGCCGCGCTCCCGGCGCTCGCGCACGAGCAGCGTCGTGATGAGGAAGCCGGAGATGACGAAGAAGATGTCGACGCCGAGGAAGCCGCCGGGCAGCCACTGCGGGTCGAGGTGGAAGACGACGACGGCGACGATCGCGAGGGCGCGCAGGCCGTCGAGACCGGCCAGGTGGCCACGCAGAGGTCGCCCCTCGGCCGTCGTCGTGACGGCGGGGGCGAGCTCGTCAGGCGCGGACGTGGCGGCGACGGTGGCAGGAGGCTGACCCACGGTCCCGACGCTAGGCACTCGCGGGCCCGGGGTGGTGGAGGCGCACCGAGGGACGGGTAGTTTCGCCGCCATGAGCAGCACGCAGCGCGCCACGTGGTTCGTCCGCGGCCGGGTCCAGGGGGTCGGATTCCGTTGGTGGACGAGGTCCCGGGCCCTCGAGCTGGGCCTCGTCGGCCACGCCCGCAACACCGCCGACGGCCGCGTCGAGGTCGTGGCGGAGGGCCCCCCTTCGTCCCTCGACGGTCTGGACCGGCTGCTGCGGGAGGACCCGTCGACCACGCGTCGGCCCGGGCAGGTCACCTCCGTCGTGCGTCAGGAGGCGACGGCGAAGGGAGGGATCGCCGGCTTCGTCGAGAAGTGAGACGGCCGCTCGGGCGCCCGTGACCGGTGACCTAACCTTGAGCGGGTGAGCGAGACACCCCCCGAGCTGCTGCGGCTGCGTCAGTCCATCGACAACATCGACGCCGCCCTGATCCACCTGCTCGCCGAACGCTTCAAGGCGACGCAGAGCGTCGGGGTGCTCAAGGCGCGCATCGACCTGCCGCCGGCCGACCCGGCCCGGGAGGAGCGGCAGATCGCGCGACTGCGCGCGCTGGCCGACGACGCCGGTCTCGACCCGGTCTTCGCGGAGAAGTTCCTCAACTTCGTCATCGCGGAGGTCATCCACCACCACGAGCAGATCGCCCACCAGCAGGCGGCCGAGGGGGAGACCCGATGATCGAGCTGAAGACCCCGGACGAGGTCGAGGCGATGCGCCCGGCCGGCCGCCTCGTGCGCGACGTGCTCGCGGCGCTCACCGAGGCCGCGGACGTCGGCGTCAACCTCCTCGAGCTCGACGCCCTCGCCCACCGGATGATCGACGCCGCGGGCGGGACCTCCTGCTACATCGACTACCACCCCTCCTTCGGGGCCAGCCCCTTCGGCAAGGTGCTGTGCACGTCGGTCAACGACGCCGTGCTGCACGGGCTGCCGCACGACTACCGGCTGCGCGACGGCGACCTGCTGTCGGTCGACTTCGCCGTCTCCGTCGACGGCTGGGTGTGCGACGCCGCGAAGTCCTTCGTCGTCGGCACGGCCGACACCGAGGACCTGCGGATCATCGACACGACCGAGCGCGCCCTGGCCGCGGGCATCGCGCAGGCCCGCGGCGGCAACAAGATGGGCGACATCAGCGCCGCCATAGCCGCCGTCGCGCGGGCCGAGGGCTACACGATCAACACGCAGTTCGGCGGCCACGGTGTCGGCCGGGAGATGCACGGCGACCCGCACGTGTCCAACGACGGGCGCGCGGGCCGGGGCATCCCCCTTCGTCCCGGGCTCGTCATCGCCATCGAGCCGTGGTTCATGGCCGGCACCGACGAGATCTACACCGACCCCGACGGCTGGACGCTGCGCAGCGTCGACGGCTCCCGCGGGGCGCACAGCGAGCACACGATCGCCATCACCGACGGCGATCCGATCATCCTCACGGCCTGAGCGAAGGGAGGCGCCCTCCCAACCCTGCACAACCTTGGGGTTCTGCGCAGTTCGGATCACACAACCCTGCAAAACCCTAGGGTTTTGCGGAGTTCGGGGGCGCCGGAGAGGCCGGTGCGCGGCGGGTGCGGGAAGTAGAGTGGCCCGAACCGTCCCGCCGCCGCCCCCGAGGAGCGCCCCGCTCGTGTACGTCAAGAGCCTCACCCTCAAGGGCTTCAAGTCGTTCGCCTCGGCGACCCACATGCGGCTCGAGCCGGGCATCACGTGCATCGTCGGGCCCAACGGCTCGGGCAAGTCCAATGTCGTCGACGCCCTCGCCTGGGTCATGGGCGAGCAGGGGGCGAAGTCGCTGCGCGGCGGCAAGATGGAGGACGTCATCTTCGCCGGCACGACCGGCCGCGCCGCCCTCGGCCGCGCCGAGGTGACGATGACGATCGACAACACCGACGGTGCGCTGCCGATCGACTACACCGAGGTGACGATCAGCCGCACGATGTTCCGCAACGGCGGCTCGGAGTACGCGATCAACGGCACCTCCTGCCGGCTGCTCGACATCCAGGAGCTGCTCTCCGACTCCGGCATCGGCCGCGAGATGCACGTCATCGTCGGGCAGGGCCAGCTCGACGCCGTCCTGCGGGCCACGCCCGAGGAGCGCCGCGGGTTCATCGAGGAGGCCGCCGGCGTCCTCAAGCACCGCAAGCGCAAGGAAAAGGCGATCCGCAAGCTCGAGGGGATGGAGGCCAACCTCTCGCGCGTCGCCGACCTGACGACCGAGATCCGCCGCCAGCTCGGGCCGCTCGGCCGTCAGGCCGAGACCGCCCGCAAGGCCGCCGTCATCCAGGCCGATGCCCGGGACGCCCGCCACCGACTCCTCGCCGACGACCTCGTGCGGATGACCTCGGCGTTGCAGCAGGAGGTCGCCGACGAGCAGGCGATGCTCGAGCGGCGCAAGGCGCTCGAGGCCGCGGTGCTCGCCGCCCGCACCCGGATCACCGAGCACGAGGAGGCCGGTGCCTCGGCGGCTGCCGAGCTCACCGCCGCCCAGCAGCGGGCCGTCCGACTGGCCTCGCTCACCGACAAGCTGACCGCCACCGCCTCCCTCGCCGCCGAGCGGGTGCGCCTGCTCGGGCAGGACGAGGAGGTCGAGACGACGAGCGGCCGTGACCCGGAGGCGCTGCGCGAGCAGGCGGCCCGGGCCCGCGCCGACGAGGAGGAGCTGCGCGCCGACATCGCCCGCGTGGGGGAGGAGCTCGCCGCAGCCGTCGCCGCCCGCGAGGCGGCCGAGCAGGCGCACGCGGCCGAGCAGCAGCGCGTCGCGGCCCTCGCCCAGCGCGCGGCCGACCGGCGTGAGGGCCTGGCCCGGCTCGCCGGTCAGGTGGGCGCCCGCCGCTCGCGCATCGAGGCGCGCGAGGCCGAGATCGGTCGCCTCGAGGAGGTCGTCACCACGGCCCTGGCCCGGGCCGACGAGGCCGAGCGCGAGTTCACCCGGCTCGAGAGCACCATCGCCGACGAGGAGGGCAGCGAGGAGGGGCTCGACGAGACCTACGAGCGCGCCGCCGAGGCCCACGACACCGCCGCCGCCGAGGTCGAGCAGGTCGTCGAGGCCGGCCGGGTCGCCGACCGCGACCGGCAGTCCGCGCAGGCCCGGCTCGAGGCCCTCGAGCTCAGCCTGCGACGCAAGGACGGCGTCGAGGCGCTGCGCGAGGCCGCCGACGACGAGCACGAGATCCTCGGGTCCGTCGCCGAGCTCGTCACCGTCACCGGTGGCCACGAGGCCGCCGTCGCCGCCGCGCTCGACCAGGCCGGCAATGCCCTGGCCCTCGGCAGCATCGACGCGGCCGCCCGCGCCGTCGAGCGGCTGCGGACCGACGACGCCGGTCGGGCGACGCTCGTCGTCGGTGCCACGGCCCGCCCCTCCGACCGCTCCGGGTGGCCGACCCTGCCGACGGGTGCCGTGTGGGCCCTCGACGTCGTCGAGGCCCCCGAGTCCGTGCGTCCCGCCGTCGAGCAGGTCCTCGAGCGGGTCGCCATCGTCGCCGACACCCCCGCTGCCCTGGCCCTGCTCGAGCAGGCCGGCGACCTCACCGCCGTCACCGAGGAGGGCGACGTCTACGGGCCCGGCTTCGTGCGGGGTGGCTCGAGCGCAGCGCCCAGCCTGCTCGAGCTGCAGGCCGCCGTCGACGAGACCCGGGCCGCGCTCGAGGACGCCACCCGGCGCAGCGAGGAGTCGACCTTCGCCCTGACGCGCGCCCGCGCGACCCTCGCCGAGCGGGTCGAGGCCCGCGACGCCGCGATGGAGGCGCTCCACGAGTCCGACGCGCGCATGGCCGCGGTCGCCGAGCAGCTCGGCGGCCTCGGCACGACGACCCGCACCGCGCGCTCCGAGGCCGAGCGCACCCGGGCCAAGATCGCCGACGTGACGACAGCGCTCGACGCCGACCGCACCGAGCTCGCCGAGCTCGAGCAGCGGCTCGAGGACGCCTCGGCCGAGCCCACCGACGACGAGGGCGAGGACGCGGGCGACGACCGCGAGCGGCTCGAGCTCGAGGCGAGCTCGGCCCGCACCGCCGAGACCGAGGTGCGCCTCTCCCTTCGCACCAAGGAGGAGCGAGCCCGCTCGCTGCACGGCCGCGCCGAGTCGCTCGAGGGCGCCGCCCGCAACGAGATCGCCGCCCGCGAGCGGCTGCGCGCGCGGCGTGAGCGCCGCCGCCGCGAGGCCGAGGTCGCCGCCGCCGTCGAGACCGCGGCGACGTGGTCGGCCGAGCGGGTCGCGGCCGCAGCCGTGGTCGCCGCCGAGCGCCGCGACGCAGGCGAGGCCGCCCGGGCCGAGCGCGACGAGGCCCTGCGCGGCCTGCGCACCGAGCTGACCGAGCAGCAGGACGCCCTGCGCGAGCTGACCGACGAGGTCCACCGCGACGAGGTCGCCCGGGCCCAGCAGATCGCCCGCATCGAGCAGCTGCAGACCAAGGCGATCGAGGAGCTCGGCGTCGACCCCGACGTGCTCATGGAGGAGTACGGCCCGCACCAGCTCGTCCCGCACGTCGCCGGTCCCGACGAGGACCCGGAGTCGGAGGACTTCCCCGAGCCCCAGCCCTATGTGCGCGAGGTGCAGGAGAAGCGCCTGCGCACCGCCGAGCGCGGCCTCAAGGCCCTCGGCAAGGTCAACCCGCTGGCGC
Encoded proteins:
- a CDS encoding acyltransferase family protein, with product MGQPPATVAATSAPDELAPAVTTTAEGRPLRGHLAGLDGLRALAIVAVVVFHLDPQWLPGGFLGVDIFFVISGFLITTLLVRERRERGRVDLRGFWTRRARRLLPALLVVVPAAILIARTVEADLLVGVRRQALGALTFSTNWLEIAGGSNYFAATSPQLFMNFWSLAVEEQFYLFWPLAVLGLMALHRRTGLAEGAMACIVGTIGLASALLMAITYDPDNPTRAYYGTDTHLVGLMLGAGLALLWTGPGRAFTTTRVWRERRPWFVGAAAVTVAALLVLAGEEHVWTFRLGIPLISLATAVLLLGAVDRPGRLRSTLELPPLTWIGQRSYGIYLWHWPVILIIAQDIPTSAGTAPFVWTRVWAVVVTLALADLSFRFVETPVRRLGFRETGRRIVGAFAHLRSVRTRRVVLGTGVVAALVLTLVLVTAPDRTSTQQTIEANQAKAAAPRKTEPAPTFAGTKSFTMPTGDEIDVFGDSMVVGSVPALEYYFPGIQIDARSNRQWSAGLAAVESAGPSLRRAVVLAFGTNAGTDPETIEETLAAIGDERMVVIVNLHADRLSRIDEDNAALKRIADKHPNVALADWDKAVTAEDLQSDGIHPSLGGAHTYAATIRRAFADLSEKHTGTKVWLKDLPRP
- a CDS encoding acylphosphatase yields the protein MSSTQRATWFVRGRVQGVGFRWWTRSRALELGLVGHARNTADGRVEVVAEGPPSSLDGLDRLLREDPSTTRRPGQVTSVVRQEATAKGGIAGFVEK
- the smc gene encoding chromosome segregation protein SMC, which codes for MYVKSLTLKGFKSFASATHMRLEPGITCIVGPNGSGKSNVVDALAWVMGEQGAKSLRGGKMEDVIFAGTTGRAALGRAEVTMTIDNTDGALPIDYTEVTISRTMFRNGGSEYAINGTSCRLLDIQELLSDSGIGREMHVIVGQGQLDAVLRATPEERRGFIEEAAGVLKHRKRKEKAIRKLEGMEANLSRVADLTTEIRRQLGPLGRQAETARKAAVIQADARDARHRLLADDLVRMTSALQQEVADEQAMLERRKALEAAVLAARTRITEHEEAGASAAAELTAAQQRAVRLASLTDKLTATASLAAERVRLLGQDEEVETTSGRDPEALREQAARARADEEELRADIARVGEELAAAVAAREAAEQAHAAEQQRVAALAQRAADRREGLARLAGQVGARRSRIEAREAEIGRLEEVVTTALARADEAEREFTRLESTIADEEGSEEGLDETYERAAEAHDTAAAEVEQVVEAGRVADRDRQSAQARLEALELSLRRKDGVEALREAADDEHEILGSVAELVTVTGGHEAAVAAALDQAGNALALGSIDAAARAVERLRTDDAGRATLVVGATARPSDRSGWPTLPTGAVWALDVVEAPESVRPAVEQVLERVAIVADTPAALALLEQAGDLTAVTEEGDVYGPGFVRGGSSAAPSLLELQAAVDETRAALEDATRRSEESTFALTRARATLAERVEARDAAMEALHESDARMAAVAEQLGGLGTTTRTARSEAERTRAKIADVTTALDADRTELAELEQRLEDASAEPTDDEGEDAGDDRERLELEASSARTAETEVRLSLRTKEERARSLHGRAESLEGAARNEIAARERLRARRERRRREAEVAAAVETAATWSAERVAAAAVVAAERRDAGEAARAERDEALRGLRTELTEQQDALRELTDEVHRDEVARAQQIARIEQLQTKAIEELGVDPDVLMEEYGPHQLVPHVAGPDEDPESEDFPEPQPYVREVQEKRLRTAERGLKALGKVNPLALEEFAALEERHTFLTTQLEDLRQSKKDLLEIVAEIDERVEQVFSEAFADTAEQFEGVFSRLFPGGEGRLVLTDPSDMLTTGIEVEARPPGKKVKRLSLLSGGERSLVAVALLVSIFKARPSPFYIMDEVEAALDDTNLGRLIMLFEELRDSSQLIVITHQKKTMEVADALYGVSMRGDGITTVVSQRLRDVAPDEQAQPA
- the map gene encoding type I methionyl aminopeptidase; this encodes MIELKTPDEVEAMRPAGRLVRDVLAALTEAADVGVNLLELDALAHRMIDAAGGTSCYIDYHPSFGASPFGKVLCTSVNDAVLHGLPHDYRLRDGDLLSVDFAVSVDGWVCDAAKSFVVGTADTEDLRIIDTTERALAAGIAQARGGNKMGDISAAIAAVARAEGYTINTQFGGHGVGREMHGDPHVSNDGRAGRGIPLRPGLVIAIEPWFMAGTDEIYTDPDGWTLRSVDGSRGAHSEHTIAITDGDPIILTA
- a CDS encoding chorismate mutase is translated as MSETPPELLRLRQSIDNIDAALIHLLAERFKATQSVGVLKARIDLPPADPAREERQIARLRALADDAGLDPVFAEKFLNFVIAEVIHHHEQIAHQQAAEGETR